One Trichoderma asperellum chromosome 5, complete sequence genomic region harbors:
- a CDS encoding uncharacterized protein (EggNog:ENOG41), with the protein MPSLADQSFSMFPQQQQEEYSHFTEATHGPVFSSATMDMGIPADAFVSYVQRAPSQEHYSTSPSTISFEYTTDPASTSAYMMSNGPTSPGVYGDDYLSSLSTGSASSSAVGSPLSNHGQTGMDWTVQGGLNIQPSIAGEYLDYSAFHGLEDVAAYDFNAMASAKSYVDPSLIHPEISRPPMAISPFETHYQPAVHYPSSPSAISAPSPQPHMIRTSSSSPYLQSGSFQPGFAASPYAASAANSMSNGAGVGARRLSMSKTGGSNNFISAGSADYHSGDETKEKQRCTYPECGKTFKDLKAHMLTHQTERPEKCPITTCEYHIKGFARKYDKNRHTLTHYKGNMVCGFCPGSGSASEKSFNRADVFKRHLTSVHNVEQTPPNSRKRTGGAPMTLAGYAADATGKCSTCSQTFNNAQDFYEHLDDCVLRMVQQEDPAEAINAKRLAEVADDKNVHQTLEKNKLPITTQTTQTEESEDDDEMMDDDEDDMANMTTYSPSKKNASLNRISKSRGVTHSRGGVPLSAKRSRNKRRDYPSSWGFNKGQMTMKKRVMAVFDGPRRLAKDDMMLSTDHEVRIKLSDGKSYVTDLDVQTLKRAEGFHNASDAEKGPWISDDPTEEQLKEMQETQRMLDTGASDL; encoded by the exons ATGCCGTCTCTAGCAGACCAAAGCTTCAGCATGttcccccagcagcagcaggaggaatACTCTCACTTCACCGAAGCCACTCACGGCCccgtcttctcctccgcGACCATGGACATGGGCATCCCCGCCGATGCCTTTGTCTCGTACGTGCAGCGCGCGCCCAGCCAGGAGCACTACAGCACCAGCCCCAGCACCATCAGCTTCGAATACACCACCGACCCGGCGTCCACCTCTGCCTACATGATGAGCAACGGCCCTACCTCACCGGGCGTGTACGGCGACGACTACCTCTCCAGCCTGTCCACCGgctctgcatcttcatctgccGTTGGATCTCCTCTGTCAAACCACGGCCAGACTGGCATGGATTGGACCGTTCAGGGTGGCCTCAACATCCAGCCTAGCATTGCCGGCGAATACCTCGACTACTCTGCCTTTCATGGATTGGAGGATGTGGCTGCCTATGATTTCAACGCCATGGCATCCGCCAAGTCCTATGTTG ATCCCTCTTTGATTCACCCGGAGATCTCCAGACCGCCAATGGCGATATCTCCGTTTGAGACACACTACCAGCCCGCAGTTCATTATCCCTCCTCACCCTCTGCCATCTCTGCTCCTTCTCCCCAGCCCCATATGATCCgcaccagcagctcatcgccaTATCTGCAGAGCGGTTCCTTCCAGCCCGGCTTTGCTGCTAGCCCGTATGCGGCCTCCGCCGCAAACTCCATGTCTAACGGTGCGGGTGTTGGTGCTCGCCGCCTGAGCATGAGCAAGACTGGCGGCAGCAACAACTTCATTTCAGCCGGCTCCGCCGACTACCACAGCGGCGATGAGaccaaggagaagcagcgaTGCACCTATCCCGAGTGCGGCAAGACCTTCAAGGATCTCAAGGCCCACATGCTCACCCATCAGACTGAGCGCCCTGAGAAGTGCCCCATCACGACATGCGAGTACCACATTAAGGGGTTTGCTCGCAAGTATGACAAGAATCGTCACACCCTGACGCACTACAAGGGCAACATGGTCTGTGGCTTCTGCCCCGGATCTGGTTCTGCCTCCGAGAAGTCGTTTAACCGCGCCGACGTCTTCAAGCGACACCTCACTTCTGTTCACAATGTTGAGCAGACTCCCCCCAACAGCCGTAAGAGGACTGGCGGTGCGCCAATGACCCTCGCCGGCTATGCTGCCGATGCCACTGGCAAGTGCAGCACTTGCTCGCAGACCTTTAACAACGCCCAGGACTTTTATGAGCACTTGGACGACTGCGTGCTGCGCATGGTTCAGCAGGAAGACCCCGCCGAGGCCATCAACGCTAAGCGCCTGGCTGAGGTTGCTGACGACAAGAACGTCCACCAGACtttggagaagaacaagctgCCTATTACCACCCAGACCACTCAGACCGAAGAAtctgaggatgacgatgagatgatggatgatgatgaggatgacatGGCCAACATGACTACTTACTCGCCCTCGAAGAAGAATGCTTCTCTCAACCGCATTTCCAAGTCTCGCGGCGTTACTCACTCCCGTGGCGGTGTTCCCCTTTCTGCCAAGCGTAGCCGCAACAAGCGCCGCGACTATCCCTCCTCTTGGGGCTTCAACAAGGgccagatgacgatgaagaagcgCGTCATGGCTGTCTTTGACGGCCCTCGACGCCTTGCCAAGGATGATATGATGCTCTCTACCGACCACGAGGTCCGCATCAAGCTCTCGGACGGCAAGTCTTATGTCACAGACCTTGACGTCCAGACCTTGAAGCGCGCCGAGGGCTTCCACAATGCCTCTGATGCGGAGAAGGGCCCTTGGATCTCCGATGACCCCACTGAGGAGCAGTTGAAGGAGATGCAAGAGACGCAGCGGATGCTGGACACCGGTGCTTCTGACTTGTAA
- a CDS encoding uncharacterized protein (BUSCO:EOG092D2TPW~TransMembrane:1 (i89-109o)) gives MATRGIGASRLVHGGGSGGASFFGHPFSSSLRARCSIRAAAGRPTGPMATPSGPTRRIPSSRRNFSSQDPGKRPKFSQRLGEALRNSKITWYQIPVGLGIGFLGLVQFYKVSSRERERQQEQDGVRSPKPRPRVRPDGPWQVQVMSTLPLKAISRLWGKFNELTIPYYLRVPGFKLYSFIFGVNLDEVAEPDLHVYPNLAAFFYRTLKPGARPLDPDHHALLSPSDGKVLQFGQIESGDIEQVKGMTYSIDALLGKHSPTSSIYSGLSSQAREHPQRSHSAPVGDEEIIKQEEEFAKVNGISYTLPDLMSGSKDAKPPHPVTDESLAASSPHAVSEVRAELALGEKPWYDLLSPDKTTSLYYAVIYLAPGDYHRFHSPTNWVVESRRHFAGELYSVSPYLQRTLPGLFTLNERVVLLGRWRWGFFSYVPVGATNVGSIKINFDRELRTNSLTTDTAADLAAEEAAKRGEPYLGFAEATYESASPVLHGHALRRGDEMGGFQLGSTIVLVFEAPATLKTADGVEKKGWEWAVEKGQKLKMGQVLGRVLED, from the exons ATGGCGACGCGGGGAATTGGTGCCAGCCGTTTGGTGCATGGTGGAGGTAGTGGGGGAGCAAGTTTCTTCGGCCATCCGTTCTCATCCTCCTTGCGCGCAAGATGTTCCAtacgagctgctgctggacgtCCGACGGGCCCAATGGCCACTCCTTCAGGGCCTACTCGGCGCATTCCATCCTCACGCCGCAACTTTTCTTCTCAGGACCCTGGCAAGCGACCCAAGTTCTCTCAGAGGCTTGGTGAAGCGCTGCGCAACAGCAAAATCACATGGTATCAGATTCCCGTGGGTCTGGGCATAGGTTTCTTGGGACTGGTTCAATTCTACAAGGTCTCATCGcgagaaagggaaaggcagcaagagcaagatggCGTTAGGTCGCCGAAGCCTCGGCCAAGAGTGCGCCCTGATGGACCATG GCAGGTCCAAGTCATGTCCACTCTCCCGCTCAAAGCCATCTCTCGACTATGGGGAAAATTTAATGAATTGACAATTCCGTACTATCTGCGTGTCCCTGGGTTTAAGCTATATTCGTTCATCTTTGGAGTCAA CCTTGATGAGGTGGCTGAACCCGACCTTCATGTGTATCCCAACCTCGCGGCTTTCTTCTATCGAACTCTTAAACCAGGTGCTCGTCCACTGGATCCAGACCATcatgctcttctctctccgtcCGACGGCAAGGTCCTCCAATTTGGCCAAATTGAAAGCGGTGACATTGAACAGGTTAAGGGTATGACCTACAGCATTGATGCGCTTCTCGGAAAACACAGCCCGACATCCAGTATTTACAGTGGACTATCCAGCCAAGCCCGAGAGCATCCCCAGCGAAGCCACAGCGCACCTGTAGGTGACGAAGAGATTATCAAGCAGGAAGAGGAATTCGCCAAGGTCAACGGCATCTCGTACACCCTACCCGACCTCATGTCTGGATCTAAAGATGCGAAGCCTCCGCACCCCGTAACCGACGAATCGCTTGCAGCTTCATCTCCCCATGCCGTCTCAGAGGTCCGCGCCGAGCTTGCTTTGGGCGAGAAGCCCTGGTACGATCTACTGTCGCCCGATAAGACCACGTCTTTGTACTACGCCGTCATCTACCTTGCTCCCGGAGACTACCACCGCTTCCACTCACCCACGAACTGGGTTGTTGAGAGCAGACGCCACTTTGCAGGCGAGCTCTACAGCGTCTCGCCCTACCTGCAACGTACTCTACCTGGCCTCTTCACTCTTAACGAACGAGTCGTCCTCCTTGgccgctggcgctggggTTTCTTCAGCTACGTCCCCGTCGGCGCCACAAACGTCGGCTCTATCAAAATCAACTTTGACCGCGAGCTTCGCACCAACAGCCTCACAACGGATACGGCCGCTGACCTTGCAGCCGAGGAAGCTGCCAAGCGGGGTGAGCCGTACCTCGGTTTCGCGGAGGCTACGTATGAGAGTGCAAGCCCAGTTCTGCACGGACATGCGTTGAGGCGCGGTGACGAGATGGGTGGATTCCAGCTCGGCAGCACCATTGTGCTGGTGTTTGAAGCACCAGCTACGTTGAAGACAGCGGATGGagtggagaagaagggatgGGAGTGGGCGGTAGAGAAGGGgcagaagctgaagatgggACAGGTTCTAGGACGTGTGCTTGAAGACTGA
- a CDS encoding uncharacterized protein (EggNog:ENOG41~TransMembrane:2 (i525-547o553-578i)), giving the protein MASEHQMAQGPGSLALPDPPPVNLQVLSPSVGVNRPLMFPGLSAATTIKQLKEKIRQSLPLRPSDENQRLIYRGRALLHETDTLLDVIGGDVFRQPDLHTIHLVLRDVSDGVSPTPSFLSGTQSPALGSQPPNNQSPSSQRQTPPHPAFMGPPAPPGMARRPVMQPAHQNATLSQPQVPSPARPHSPAHTPEQAAAFQQQHQSMTQWLTQIQREAMARMVHQNQRGRAHFGMRGVGDTAAVNYGGHTPESNSGRGSPAPSHTVYREIIGPNGQSYHVETMTRTVAGGLPGASASAPSIPGVLTPNDVHNILRGADSNQIPAPLANALHQSGLRRSASSASLHNRALNQPSITTSVFANGGSRASSGRATPDLGLRSVSGSFIPTPTSAPSLAPPQPRQGVDVYILSSPEGPRALLFNGNVAEAYYTPRLAMQPPSYHPLRNATSFPSLIQTMQAQNRNDHHQTQRVDARQAAQTHQGSAPQPPQQQQQQQQVQQPQPLQPPQQGQQPRIAPLHAGNPPAAGLAHLIVQLAPHIWLIVRLALFVWFFTPVNSSWSRWCTVIALALFMFALTTGLLAGYAEQVWRPIGRYLENVLPGMDHRNPGQRENADRDGAPRAERNRMPDPAETAARLLAERRGQESWLTGQLRRLERAGLLFLASIAPGVAERHIANQEREARAQEARRREAEVAARAAEAAMADAMADARAAVAAEYHDDEAVHETSDIQHQSGEPDAQHDYEDAERDRAIREEISTA; this is encoded by the exons ATGGCTTCAGAGCACCAAATGGCCCAGGGCCCGGGTTCTCTTGCATTGCCCGATCCGCCTCCAGTGAACCTCCAGGTGCTGTCGCCATCAGTCGGCGTTAATCGACCTCTGATGTTCCCTGGACTCTCGGCTGCCACGACCATCAAGCAGCTCAAAGAGAAGATCCGACAAAGCCTCCCCTTGCGGCCGTCTGACGAAAACCAGCGTCTCATCTATCGCGGCCGAGCGCTTCTACATGAGACCGATACTCTGCTAGATGTGATCGGAGGCGATGTG TTTCGCCAACCCGACCTGCATACAATACATCTTGTCCTAAGAGACGTCTCTGATGGCGTATCTCCAACGCCATCTTTCTTATCTGGCACCCAGAGTCCAGCTTTGGGAAGCCAGCCCCCAAACAACCAGTCTCCAAGCAGCCAGCGTCAGACACCTCCACATCCCGCATTTATGGGACCTCCCGCTCCGCCTGGCATGGCAAGAAGACCAGTGATGCAGCCAGCTCATCAGAATGCCACGTTATCTCAGCCTCAGGTGCCGTCACCGGCTCGCCCGCATTCCCCAGCTCATACTCCCGAGCAGGCGGCAGctttccagcagcaacaccaaAGCATGACGCAATGGCTAACACAGATCCAGAGAGAAGCCATGGCTAGGATGGTTCACCAGAATCAGCGCGGGAGAGCTCATTTCGGCATGCGCGGTGTTGGCGACACCGCGGCTGTGAACTACGGGGGGCATACTCCAGAGTCTAATAGTGGGAGAGGAAGCCCGGCCCCATCGCACACAGTTTATCGAGAAATCATTGGACCCAACGGCCAAAGCTATCATGTAGAGACAATGACCCGAACTGTAGCTGGTGGGCTTCCAGGAGCATCTGCATCGGCGCCGTCAATTCCTGGCGTACTGACCCCTAATGATGTTCACAACATTTTGCGAGGGGCAGACTCCAACCAGATTCCCGCACCCTTGGCAAATGCATTGCATCAAAGCGGCTTACGCCGAAGTGCTTCCAGTGCTTCGCTTCACAATCGGGCGCTCAATCAACCCTCCATCACTACCTCTGTCTTCGCTAACGGTGGCTCTCGAGCTAGCAGCGGTCGAGCTACTCCAGACCTAGGGCTAAGGTCGGTTTCTGGCTCATTTATTCCCACCCCTACATCTGCTCCTTCTCTTGCTCCGCCCCAGCCACGACAAGGCGTTGATGTGTATATTCTGTCGTCTCCTGAAGGCCCTCGCGCCCTCCTCTTCAACGGCAATGTGGCGGAGGCTTACTACACGCCCAGGTTGGCTATGCAGCCGCCTAGCTATCATCCGCTTCGAAATGCGACCAGCTTTCCAAGCTTGATTCAGACGATGCAGGCACAAAACAGGAATGATCATCATCAAACACAGCGCGTTGACGCAAGACAGGCTGCTCAAACCCACCAGGGCTCAGCGCCACAGCCtccacaacagcaacaacaacaacaacaggtTCAACAGCCGCAGCCTTTGCAGCCTCCGCAGCAGGGTCAGCAACCGAGAATTGCCCCTTTACATGCTGGTAACCCGCCTGCAGCCGGGCTGGCTCATCTGATCGTGCAATTAGCTCCTCATATCTGGCTTATAGTACGCCTAGCCTTGTTTGTATGGTTCTTTACGCCCGTCAACTCTAGTTGGTCAAGATGGTGCACTGTTATTGCTCTAGCATTGTTCATGTTTGCCCTCACCACTGGGCTCTTGGCTGGCTATGCTGAGCAGGTCTGGCGACCAATAGGACGATATCTCGAAAATGTGCTACCTGGTATGGATCATAGGAATCCTGGACAAAGAGAGAATGCAGACCGTGATGGCGCTCCTAGAGCAGAGCGAAATAGAATGCCTGACCCTGCTGAGACGGCTGCCCGACTGCTTGCCGAGCGTCGCGGTCAAGAATCGTGGCTCACAGGGCAATTGAGGCGACTGGAGCGAGCgggcctcctcttccttgccaGTATTGCACCTGGAGTTGCGGAGCGCCATATTGCTaatcaagaaagagaagcaaggGCCCAGGAAGCGCGACGCAGAGAAGCCGAAGTTGCGGCGAGagcggcagaggcagcaaTGGCCGACGCCATGGCCGATGCTAGAGCTGCCGTAGCTGCGGAATATCACGACGATGAAGCCGTGCACGAGACAAGTGACATCCAACATCAATCTGGGGAGCCAGATGCGCAGCACGATTACGAGGATGCTGAACGAGACAGAGCCATCCGTGAGGAAATCTCTACCGCGTAG
- a CDS encoding uncharacterized protein (MEROPS:MER0013494) yields MSGGWNTIESDAGVFTSLIENLGVKNVQFEELLTLDPSELLTLQPLYGVIFLFKFPTDRPYATADGPLDGTFDHDASERIFFAAQTIQNACATQALLSVLMNKTGDVDIGEQMKDFREFTMVLPPEFRGEALSNSDLIREVHNSFARSSPFADETQRTGEPSEDVFHFIAYTPVDGVLYELDGLQPAPISHGPCATEDFPLKVVDVLQRRIARYDATEIRFNLLAMCRDLRIRAREFGDEELLEREERKRKDWLFENALRRHNFVGFAGEVVKKVVENKLDAGGDDAVKKWVNDSLERRRAAERAMGGRGGGGDVDMSG; encoded by the exons ATGAGCGGCGGCTGGAATACAA ttGAGTCTGATGCA GGCGTCTTCACTTCCCTCATCGAAAACCTCGGCGTCAAAAACGTCCAGTTCGAAGAGCTCCTCACCCTCGACCCTTCTGAGCTGCTGACCCTCCAGCCCCTCTACggcgtcatcttcctcttcaagtTCCCAACCGACCGACCCTACGCCACGGCCGATGGCCCGCTCGACGGCACCTTCGACCACGATGCCTCGGAGcgcatcttcttcgccgcgcAGACCATCCAGAACGCCTGTGCCACGCAGGCCCTGCTCAGCGTGCTCATGAACAAGACCGGGGACGTCGACATTGGCGAGCAGATGAAGGATTTCCGCGAATTCACAATGGTCCTGCCGCCCGAGTTCCGGGGGGAGGCCCTTAGCAACTCGGACCTCATTCGCGAGGTGCACAACAGCTTCGCGCGCAGCAGCCCCTTTGCCGACGAGACGCAGAGGACGGGCGAGCCATCTGAGGACGTCTTCCACTTCATTGCCTACACGCCTGTTGACGGCGTGCTGTACGAGCTAGACGGCTTGCAGCCCGCGCCCATCTCGCATGGTCCCTGCGCCACGGAGGATTTCCCCCTAAAGGTGGTTGACGTGCTGCAGCGCCGAATCGCCCGCTACGACGCCACCGAGATTCGCTTCAACCTGCTGGCCATGTGCCGCGACTTGCGGATCCGCGCGCGGGAGTTTGGcgacgaggagctgctggagcgggAGGAGCGCAAGCGGAAGGATTGGCTGTTTGAGAATGCGTTGAGGAGGCACAATTTCGTGGGCTTTGCTGGCGAGGTGGTGAAGAAGGTGGTGGAGAACAAGCTTGATGCGGGGGGCGATGATGCAGTGAAGAAGTGGGTGAATGACAGtctggagaggagaagagcggCGGAGAGGGCCATGGGGGgaagaggaggtggtggcgaTGTAGATATGAGCGGGTGA
- a CDS encoding uncharacterized protein (TransMembrane:9 (o20-41i48-68o117-135i203-223o243-268i280-301o307-324i331-349o355-375i)) encodes MGLNAYFAYQVVGSNGSGSISYRTALTAVFFEGIIFMFLALTGMRQWLVRLIPATIKTATGVGIGFLLTEIGLSYSSGIGAITGGGTSTPLALGGCPPNMINAETGGCNAGQMSSPTMWLAVFCGGVVTAFLMAFRVKYALVIGIALVSIISWPRNTPVTYFPNTPEGDSRFSFFKQIVAWHPLAKTIKQLDWGLESTSTSHFILALFTFLYVDIIDATATLYSMVRFCGVVNPKDGDFPRSTIAYCTDAAFISIGALFGCSPITAFIESGAGIAEGGRTGFTAVVAGLCFIISIFFAPIFASIPPWATGCTLILVGCMMIRQVTQVNWRYIGDALPSFIVMSFIPFSYSVAYGLIAGLFVYSILNALIGLVVLLSNNRIEPREYDLKEYWTWKGSGRPPWFVRAMRKDRNRASPSSEDSSNTVPPAADENESQRGLSLQQSRDNPPNRDGSAAIAGQSVLQIDHDEEDDYHHSSPIRGIAR; translated from the exons ATGGGTCTCAACGCCTATTTTGCCTACCAA GTTGTTGGCAGCAACGGCTCTGGTTCCATCTCCTATCGAACCGCCCTTACCGCCGTCTTCTTTGAAGGTATCATATTCATGTTCCTCGCTCTGACAGGGATGCGTCAATGGCTTGTTAGGCTCATCCCCGCCACCATTAAGACCGCTACTGGTGTTGGAATTGGGTTTCTCTTAACAGAGATTGGGCTGTCCTACTCGTCTGGCATTGGCGCCATCACAGGTGGCGGCACATCGACCCCTCTAGCTTTAGGCGGCTGCCCTCCTAATATGATCAACGCAGAGACGGGAGGCTGTAATGCTGGTCAGATGTCGAGCCCAACG ATGTGGCTCGCCGTCTTTTGCGGTGGTGTCGTGACGGCCTTCCTTATGGCGTTCAGAGTCAAGTACGCTCTCGTCATTGGAATTGCACTTGTCTCAATCATTTCTTGGCC CCGCAACACTCCAGTCACTTATTTTCCCAATACCCCTGAAGGCGACTCTcgtttttccttcttcaaacAAATCGTTGCATGGCACCCTCTAGCTAAGACCATCAAACAGCTTGACTGGGGCCTCGAATCTACCAGCACCTCTCACTTTATTCTTGCTCTCTTCACGTTCCTCTACGTCGATATAATCGACGCTACTGCCACTCTATACTCCATGGTCCGCTTCTGTGGTGTCGTCAATCCGAAAGACGGTGATTTCCCTCGTTCAACCATTGCATACTGCACTGATGCGGCCTTCATCTCGATTGGAGCTCTATTCGGATGCTCTCCTATCACAGCATTCATCGAGAGTGGCGCGGGTATCGCAGAAGGTGGGCGCACCGGCTTCACTGCTGTGGTTGCAGGGCTTTGCTttatcatctccatcttctttgctcCTATATTTGCTTCTATTCCGCCGTGGGCTACGGGATGTACTCTCATCTTAGTTGGGTGTATGATGATTCGCCAAGTCACACAGGTTAATTGGCGCTACATTGGCGatgctcttccttctttcatTGTCATGTCGTTCATACCGTTTAGCTACAGCGTCGCATACGGTCTCATTGC CGGGCTATTTGTCTATTCCATCCTCAACGCCCTCATCGGTCTCGTGGTTTTGCTCTCAAACAACCGTATCGAACCCCGGGAATACGACCTCAAAGAATACTGGACATGGAAGGGTTCCGGCCGACCACCCTGGTTTGTCCGAGCCATGAGGAAAGACAGAAACCGCGCTTCACCTTCTTCAGAGGATAGTAGCAATACAGTTCCGCCTGCCGCTGATGAAAACGAAAGCCAACGCGGGCTTAGCCTCCAGCAAAGCCGCGACAATCCTCCCAACAGGGATGGTTCTGCAGCCATAGCTGGGCAATCTGTGTTGCAGATTGatcacgatgaagaagatgactaCCATCATTCCTCTCCCATTAGGGGTATTGCTCGTTGA
- a CDS encoding uncharacterized protein (TransMembrane:1 (o26-43i)), which produces MAEAIQGCSSADTNQPGGIRTTDEEIAYNIGFLAVDFSFLSISHKHRRTRNANGNLHGNVRYVCSLLKVWRSLCASPETPGTAGVACLSQTQAVIISDSMVYMLPAGGPAAA; this is translated from the coding sequence ATGGCAGAAGCCATCcaaggctgcagctcggCAGATACCAACCAGCCAGGTGGCATTCGTACGACAGATGAAGAGATTGCATACAATATAGGCTTCCTTGCCGTGGACTTTAGtttcctctccatctcgcaCAAGCACCGGCGGACTCGAAACGCTAATGGGAATCTTCATGGTAACGTGAGATACGTGTGCTCCCTGCTGAAGGTCTGGAGATCGCTTTGTGCCTCTCCGGAGACACCTGGTACAGCTGGAGTGGCCTGTCTATCTCAAACCCAAGCCGTGATAATTTCAGATTCCATGGTCTATATGCTGCCAGCCGGCGGACCAGCTGCCGCATAA
- a CDS encoding uncharacterized protein (EggNog:ENOG41) produces MWDVVWTDPNTELVGEHKSRKEKEEMLRKDDKGQPRRRSASTASSRWSTDSPFAIFRTRGSRRANASSSNPEMASSTSSGVASPAIASSDRSPMSKTFDEGSRRSSSRMSTSFLERFANFESPLNTSPLISEKSGDVGRRLFCNPETEDIPSSPSVIKRFSSAGSASDDLTESEKMKSLVQIFRRSPSAVEPVGNCLLPSAGDTAAPDTLAFGEK; encoded by the exons ATGTGGGATGTCGTCTGGACAGACCCCAACACAGAACTGGTGGGAGAGCACAAATCGcgaaaggagaaagaggagatgcTCAGGAAAGACGATAAAGGCCAGCCAAGACGCCGTTCGGCATCCACAGCCAGCTCGCGCTGGTCAACTGACTCCCCGTTTGCCATCTTCCGCACCAGAGGCTCCAGGAGAGCAAACGCGTCTTCTTCTAACCCGGAAATGGCATCGTCTACCTCATCTGGAGTTGCGTCCCCGGCCATAGCCTCTTCTGATCGCTCACCGATGTCAAAGACATTTGACGAGGGGAGTCGTCGAAGCTCCAGCCGCATGTCCACCAGTTTCCTAGAGAGATTCGCCAACTTCGAAAGTCCGTTGAACACCAGTCCATTGATCTCCGAGAAGAGCGGCGACGTAGGCAGAAGGCTATTTTGCAACCCTGAAACCGAAG ACATCCCTTCCTCGCCATCGGTAATCAAACGCTTCTCAAGCGCTGGCTCGGCATCCGATGATTTGACCGAGTctgagaagatgaaaagtcTGGTGCAGATATTCCGGCGAAGTCCATCGGCAGTCGAGCCAGTTGGCAACTGCCTGCTGCCGTCTGCGGGTGATACAGCCGCTCCTGACACTTTGGCATTTGGAGAGAAGTGA
- a CDS encoding uncharacterized protein (EggNog:ENOG41) has protein sequence MLILLHVEQQYANVYVFNIATVAYLAALEPSKQHDHISLMPTLKEDLFNNVRIISVPRVSPTEFPIAPRIYESVHSLTLPSLCPLPLLPGILNNVYKCLNKKGFIRLILIDPLPRAATLGTKMRTWIEENLLRNLAKQGKCMSPSTVFPHLLAQACLRGDGSILTTTRFYAMPGSAISRDQDAAKGSVQMENEDKAQVRSLVGRMLWVEVWGSYVTCNRWWWDDPECVAECLELGTLWEYHAVKGVKELKTA, from the coding sequence ATGTTAATATTGCTTCATGTTGAGCAGCAATATGCTAATGTATATGTGTTTAACATAGCTACTGTCGCCTATCTCGCTGCACTTGAACCCTCGAAACAACACGACCATATCTCGCTTATGCCGACGCTGAAAGAAGATTTGTTTAACAACGTTCGGATAATTTCGGTTCCCAGAGTCTCGCCTACAGAATTTCCAATAGCGCCCCGGATTTATGAATCGGTTCATTCATTGACGCTTCCTTCTTTGTGTCCCTTGCCCCTGCTACCTGGGATACTCAATAATGTCTACAAatgcttaaataaaaaaggcttcaTTCGGCTGATACTTATTGATCCACTACCTCGAGCTGCTACCTTGGGCACAAAGATGAGAACATGGATAGAGGAGAATCTACTTCGGAACCTAGCAAAACAAGGAAAATGTATGAGCCCCAGCACGGTCTTTCCGCATCTACTCGCTCAGGCTTGTCTCCGTGGCGATGGAAGCATCCTTACGACTACAAGGTTTTACGCCATGCCGGGTAGCGCAATAAGCAGAGATCAAGATGCAGCTAAAGGCTCAGTGCAAATGGAGAATGAGGACAAGGCGCAGGTTAGAAGTCTAGTCGGGCGTATGCTTTGGGTGGAGGTATGGGGCTCATATGTGACTTGTAATAGATGGTGGTGGGATGACCCGGAATGCGTCGCCGAGTGTCTCGAGCTGGGTACACTATGGGAATACCATGCCGTCAAAGGGGTCAAGGAACTGAAGACGGCGTAG